In Gammaproteobacteria bacterium, a genomic segment contains:
- a CDS encoding SPOR domain-containing protein, producing MADNNSVPEQNFNPRHRIVGAIVVVSLAVILVPMVLDKNEWEPQQPSAGPAETQVIVTRVEDMRRSHEKVAADSGSSTPAPDPVAEEPKSSQSTQTKTITVKPEPQSQPEKIQAAATASKPAVAPASHQAAVTKKPAGQNAGWVIQLGTFANPKNVERIRDQLSAGGFKVSTEPVQLRSGPAVRVRVGPYDRKAQADSMQQRILDDTGIKGAVLAVR from the coding sequence ATGGCTGATAATAATTCCGTGCCTGAGCAGAATTTCAATCCGCGCCATCGCATTGTTGGCGCCATTGTCGTGGTTTCGTTGGCAGTTATCCTGGTGCCAATGGTTCTCGACAAGAATGAATGGGAGCCTCAGCAGCCGTCAGCGGGCCCGGCCGAGACCCAGGTGATTGTGACCCGGGTGGAAGACATGCGTCGTAGCCATGAGAAAGTAGCGGCTGATTCCGGGTCCTCAACGCCTGCGCCTGACCCGGTTGCTGAAGAACCAAAGAGCAGTCAATCGACGCAGACCAAGACCATTACCGTCAAGCCTGAACCGCAATCGCAACCGGAAAAGATCCAGGCAGCAGCAACCGCGTCAAAACCCGCGGTTGCACCAGCTTCACACCAGGCAGCGGTGACCAAAAAACCGGCCGGCCAGAATGCGGGCTGGGTGATCCAGCTGGGCACCTTTGCCAATCCGAAGAACGTTGAACGGATTCGCGACCAGTTGTCTGCGGGGGGCTTCAAGGTGAGCACCGAGCCGGTTCAACTGCGTAGCGGCCCGGCAGTGCGCGTACGGGTCGGGCCTTACGATCGCAAGGCCCAGGCCGACAGCATGCAACAGCGCATCCTTGATGACACCGGCATCAAGGGCGCGGTGCTGGCCGTACGCTGA
- a CDS encoding DUF4412 domain-containing protein has product MKTLILLAVVLVLGSCTRSPRADIAFVEETETGQPAYPLRMMATPTHLRIDDGKDQANFLVYDRVNRVIQNVNHQEKLVLVINHLPVVVESPIALAHKTVDSPTDAPDFAGGKVRNFQLITNDQVCFDVYVSDVILGELGRALMEYRQTLAGEQAVMLVSMPKDMLNSCDLANNVYEVDRHLAKGFPIRQQEFNGRVRMLVDYKQDEPVDASLFDVPKDYKRFSPQEMRAGTGIN; this is encoded by the coding sequence ATGAAAACATTGATATTGCTGGCAGTGGTGCTGGTACTTGGTTCGTGTACGCGTTCACCGCGAGCAGACATCGCTTTTGTCGAGGAAACCGAAACCGGGCAACCGGCCTACCCGTTGCGCATGATGGCAACGCCAACACATTTGAGAATCGATGACGGCAAGGATCAGGCTAACTTCCTTGTATACGACCGTGTAAATCGGGTTATTCAGAATGTCAATCACCAGGAAAAACTGGTGCTGGTGATCAATCACTTGCCGGTGGTGGTGGAGTCACCGATCGCTCTGGCGCACAAGACAGTAGATAGCCCGACAGACGCGCCGGACTTTGCCGGCGGCAAGGTGAGGAACTTTCAGCTGATTACCAACGACCAGGTATGTTTTGATGTGTATGTGAGCGACGTTATTCTGGGTGAATTAGGCCGGGCGCTGATGGAATATCGACAGACCCTGGCCGGCGAGCAGGCGGTAATGCTTGTGTCGATGCCGAAGGACATGCTGAACAGCTGTGATCTCGCCAACAACGTCTACGAGGTGGATCGTCACTTGGCCAAGGGGTTTCCGATACGTCAGCAGGAATTCAATGGCCGCGTTCGCATGCTCGTGGATTACAAGCAGGATGAACCGGTTGATGCCAGCCTGTTTGATGTTCCGAAAGACTACAAACGATTCAGTCCCCAGGAAATGAGAGCGGGCACCGGTATTAACTAG
- the purF gene encoding amidophosphoribosyltransferase: MCGVIGILGKGPVNQALYEGLTVLQHRGQDAAGILTSDGRRVYLRKDNGLVRDVFRTRHMIQLQGNVGIGHVRYPTAGCDSPAEAQPFYVNSPHGLALAHNGNLTNSDILREELFREDLRHINTTSDSEVLLNILAHELMVTGDLRLDPDQIFRAVAGVHRRCKGAYAVVSMIVGFGLLAFRDPHGIRPIVYGKRETDKGPEFMVASESVALDVLGFEMIADIAPGEAIFIDLNGHVHRRQCAETSQITPCLFEFVYMARPDSIMDGVAVHKTRLRMGEKLAHKIQREWKDCQDIDVVIPIPDTSRTAALQMAYELDIKYREGFIKNRYIGRTFIMPGQAQRKKSVRQKLNVIDLEFRDKVVLLVDDSIVRGTTSKQIIQMARDAGARKVYFASAAPPVRYPNVYGIDMPSVHELIANNRSDEEIARAIGADRLIYQDLDDLVESAKEGNPVITRFDASCFNGEYVTGDVNQDYLDRIESMRSDGAKSERNTSNELSSTELHTYSH, from the coding sequence ATGTGCGGCGTCATCGGTATTCTGGGTAAGGGCCCGGTCAATCAGGCTCTTTATGAAGGCCTCACTGTTCTGCAACACCGCGGCCAGGATGCGGCCGGTATTCTTACCAGTGATGGTCGACGCGTCTACCTGCGCAAGGATAACGGCCTCGTACGCGACGTTTTCCGCACCCGCCACATGATCCAGCTTCAGGGCAATGTCGGTATCGGTCATGTTCGCTATCCTACCGCCGGTTGTGATTCACCTGCCGAGGCACAGCCTTTTTATGTGAATTCACCACATGGGCTGGCGCTCGCGCACAACGGCAACCTGACCAACTCAGACATCCTGCGCGAAGAACTGTTCCGCGAAGACCTGCGCCATATCAATACCACCTCGGACTCTGAAGTTCTGCTGAATATCCTGGCCCACGAGCTTATGGTAACCGGCGACCTGCGTCTCGATCCTGACCAGATATTCCGTGCTGTAGCCGGTGTGCATCGTCGCTGCAAGGGAGCCTATGCAGTTGTTTCCATGATAGTCGGTTTTGGCCTGCTGGCGTTTCGTGACCCGCACGGTATTCGCCCCATTGTTTATGGCAAACGGGAGACCGACAAGGGTCCGGAGTTCATGGTGGCATCCGAAAGCGTGGCGCTGGATGTGCTTGGTTTTGAAATGATTGCCGATATTGCACCAGGCGAGGCGATATTTATTGACCTCAACGGCCACGTTCATCGCCGCCAGTGTGCCGAGACCTCGCAAATTACCCCGTGCCTGTTTGAGTTTGTCTACATGGCGCGCCCGGACTCCATAATGGATGGTGTTGCGGTTCACAAGACCCGCTTGCGCATGGGTGAAAAACTGGCACACAAGATCCAGCGTGAATGGAAGGATTGCCAGGATATTGATGTTGTCATACCGATACCGGATACCAGTCGTACTGCGGCGCTGCAAATGGCATATGAACTGGACATCAAGTATCGCGAAGGTTTTATCAAGAACCGTTACATTGGCCGCACCTTTATCATGCCCGGCCAGGCGCAGCGCAAGAAATCCGTGCGCCAGAAACTCAATGTTATTGATCTCGAATTCCGTGACAAGGTGGTATTGCTGGTAGACGATTCCATAGTTCGCGGCACCACGTCCAAGCAGATTATCCAGATGGCCCGGGACGCCGGTGCACGCAAGGTGTATTTTGCCTCGGCTGCACCGCCGGTGCGCTATCCCAATGTCTACGGCATTGATATGCCCAGCGTGCACGAGTTGATCGCAAACAATCGTAGTGACGAGGAGATTGCCCGCGCCATCGGCGCCGACCGCCTGATTTACCAGGACCTGGATGATCTTGTTGAATCAGCCAAAGAGGGCAACCCGGTGATTACACGTTTTGATGCTTCCTGCTTCAATGGTGAATACGTGACCGGCGACGTTAACCAGGATTACCTGGATCGTATTGAATCCATGCGCTCTGATGGCGCCAAGTCTGAACGCAATACATCCAACGAGTTGTCGTCAACAGAGTTACATACATACTCGCACTAG
- a CDS encoding CvpA family protein, producing MPQSLSSLDFLIAGVVLLSIAVGIWRGFVKEFLSLLTWVISSFLAWVFAEDVAVVFDKDIAQPGMRLVVAFVVVFVIVFVLGSVATHYFNKLLTQKPLLKLSNYILGAAIGAARGGVIVVIGFLAASLLPAIPKSDWWKKSEFAPYFEIAALSSSQFLPSDIARHISYD from the coding sequence ATGCCGCAATCCCTGAGTAGCCTGGACTTCCTCATTGCCGGGGTCGTATTACTGTCTATTGCCGTTGGTATATGGCGCGGATTCGTCAAGGAATTCCTGTCTTTGCTGACCTGGGTGATTTCCAGTTTCCTGGCGTGGGTGTTTGCCGAAGATGTAGCTGTAGTGTTCGACAAGGATATTGCCCAGCCGGGTATGAGGTTGGTGGTGGCATTCGTGGTAGTGTTTGTCATCGTGTTTGTACTGGGGTCGGTGGCAACACACTATTTTAACAAGCTGCTCACGCAAAAACCGTTGCTGAAATTGTCCAATTACATACTCGGTGCCGCTATTGGAGCGGCTCGTGGTGGGGTAATCGTGGTTATTGGTTTTCTCGCGGCGTCGCTGTTACCGGCAATTCCAAAAAGTGACTGGTGGAAAAAATCCGAATTTGCACCCTATTTTGAAATTGCGGCATTGTCATCGTCGCAATTTCTGCCATCTGATATTGCCCGTCATATCAGCTACGACTAG
- a CDS encoding O-succinylhomoserine sulfhydrylase: MSENKNPDWRFATRAVRAGQERSEQGEQGEPIFTTSSFVFDTAEAAADRFAGRTEGNIYSRFTNPTVRMFEKRMAALEGGESCVATGSGMVAILATCMALLKAGDHIVSSRSIFGSTTLLFTNYLGRFGIATDFVDLKDLSAWEAAIQDNTRLLFIETPSNPLLELVDIKELAQLAHRHGCLLVVDNTLCTAALQVPLALGADVSIVSTTKYIDGQGRTVGGAVIGSKELVGTDVYGFQRTCGPSMSPFNAWVALKGLETLELRMEAHSRRALELAQWLEAHDRVDRVYYTGLDSHPQHALAQQQQRAGGGVLSFEIKGGQQQAWQFCDATQLVSITANLGDTKTILTHPATTTHGRVSPEVRAAAGISDGLLRVAVGLEDVEDLKLDLQRGFDALG; encoded by the coding sequence ATGTCAGAAAACAAGAATCCTGATTGGCGTTTTGCGACCCGGGCGGTGCGCGCTGGCCAGGAGCGTTCAGAGCAGGGCGAGCAGGGCGAGCCCATATTCACTACATCCAGCTTTGTATTTGATACGGCAGAGGCTGCTGCCGACCGTTTTGCCGGTCGCACTGAAGGCAATATCTATTCCCGCTTTACCAACCCGACCGTGCGTATGTTTGAGAAACGCATGGCCGCACTTGAAGGTGGCGAGTCCTGCGTCGCAACCGGTTCAGGCATGGTGGCGATACTGGCAACCTGCATGGCGTTATTGAAAGCCGGTGATCATATCGTTTCATCGCGCAGCATATTTGGCAGCACAACCTTGCTGTTCACCAATTACCTTGGCCGGTTTGGTATTGCCACGGATTTTGTTGATCTCAAGGATCTGTCGGCATGGGAAGCGGCGATCCAGGATAATACAAGGTTACTGTTTATTGAGACGCCATCAAACCCGTTGCTGGAACTGGTTGACATAAAGGAACTGGCACAACTCGCTCACCGGCATGGTTGCCTTCTGGTAGTCGATAATACGCTGTGTACAGCCGCGCTGCAGGTACCGTTGGCACTGGGCGCCGATGTCTCCATCGTATCAACAACGAAGTATATCGATGGCCAGGGCCGTACCGTTGGCGGCGCCGTCATTGGCAGCAAGGAACTGGTAGGTACCGATGTCTACGGTTTTCAGCGTACCTGCGGGCCGTCGATGAGTCCTTTCAATGCCTGGGTGGCATTAAAAGGGTTAGAAACTCTTGAATTGCGCATGGAGGCCCACAGCAGGCGGGCGCTGGAGCTGGCGCAATGGCTGGAAGCGCACGATCGTGTTGACCGCGTGTATTATACGGGCCTTGACTCGCATCCGCAGCATGCACTGGCACAACAGCAACAGCGGGCCGGTGGTGGTGTATTGTCATTCGAAATCAAGGGTGGTCAGCAGCAGGCCTGGCAGTTTTGTGATGCCACGCAGCTGGTATCTATTACCGCCAATCTCGGCGATACCAAGACCATCCTGACACACCCGGCAACAACAACACACGGTCGCGTCAGCCCCGAGGTGCGCGCGGCTGCCGGTATCAGTGATGGACTGCTGCGTGTCGCTGTTGGTCTTGAAGATGTTGAGGATCTCAAGCTGGATCTGCAACGTGGATTTGATGCACTCGGATAA
- the trpA gene encoding tryptophan synthase subunit alpha yields MSRIASRFESLKSSGRKALVPFITAGDPSPEAAVPVMHALVRGGADILEVGVPFSDPMAEGPVIQHASERALTHNVSLRDVLAMVQQFRHEDQETPVILMGYLNPVEVMGYAKFAQAAAAAGVDGVLTVDLPPEEAEDFTRELALKHIDPIFLLAPTSTAERMRRVAAAARGFIYYVSLRGVTGASNMNTAEVHDKLEQIRQFTKLPLGVGFGIKDPETAAAVAGVADAIVVGSALVARLARVNGGVDKIAEEAEQFMAVLRTAIDEVGVSA; encoded by the coding sequence ATGTCTCGAATTGCCAGCCGTTTTGAATCTTTGAAATCATCCGGTCGAAAGGCCCTGGTGCCATTTATTACAGCCGGTGATCCGTCACCGGAAGCGGCCGTGCCGGTGATGCATGCCCTGGTTCGTGGCGGCGCCGATATTCTTGAAGTGGGCGTGCCATTTTCCGACCCCATGGCTGAAGGCCCGGTCATCCAGCATGCCAGTGAGCGTGCACTGACACACAATGTCAGCCTGCGTGATGTGTTGGCCATGGTTCAGCAGTTTCGCCATGAGGATCAGGAAACTCCCGTAATATTAATGGGTTACCTGAATCCCGTGGAAGTCATGGGCTACGCGAAATTTGCCCAGGCTGCAGCTGCAGCCGGTGTTGATGGTGTGTTGACGGTGGATCTGCCACCCGAGGAAGCCGAGGATTTCACCAGGGAATTGGCGCTGAAACATATCGATCCGATTTTCTTGCTGGCACCCACCAGTACGGCTGAGCGCATGCGCCGTGTTGCGGCAGCCGCGCGCGGTTTCATCTATTATGTTTCCTTGCGTGGTGTCACTGGCGCCAGCAATATGAATACTGCCGAAGTCCATGATAAACTTGAACAAATTCGACAGTTTACCAAGCTGCCACTGGGCGTCGGATTTGGTATCAAGGATCCCGAGACTGCAGCAGCGGTTGCCGGTGTTGCAGATGCTATAGTTGTTGGCAGTGCCTTGGTGGCCCGGTTGGCCCGGGTGAACGGCGGTGTCGACAAGATTGCCGAAGAAGCAGAACAATTTATGGCTGTGCTCAGAACAGCCATCGACGAAGTTGGAGTCTCAGCATGA
- the folC gene encoding bifunctional tetrahydrofolate synthase/dihydrofolate synthase, with protein sequence MTLDQWLGYIEQQHPASIELGLERVRQVYSRMFEGESAHPGCPVISVAGTNGKGSSVTLLSTILAADGYRVGSYTSPHLVHYNERVSINGKPLDNATLCAGFDAVENARGDTPLTYFEYGTLCAFWCFRQANLDAWVLEVGLGGRLDAVNVIDADVALITQIGLDHQDWLGHDRETIGREKAGIMRPGKVVICSDPAPPASIRECADTVGASLLQLGDLFSFTSSESGWQWRQADSVPVELPLPAMTGKAQLNNAAGVIAALRLGGLPLAVSQEAVETGLREARIAGRFQVYPAGTVSDAEIIVDVAHNEDSARVLGDVLRSRPTAGRRLAVWSMYRDKDRIAAARTVGDVFDAWYIAAMAGARAASADELLASAVAAGIDVTCCQQLATVELAFDAALRNATAGDQVVVFGSFELAGGILAAIENRACSHG encoded by the coding sequence ATGACGCTTGACCAGTGGCTTGGTTACATCGAACAACAGCACCCGGCCTCCATTGAGCTGGGCCTGGAGCGGGTGCGCCAGGTGTATTCACGCATGTTCGAGGGCGAATCTGCCCACCCTGGCTGCCCGGTGATTTCTGTTGCCGGGACCAATGGCAAGGGTTCCAGCGTCACCTTGCTGTCGACCATACTGGCCGCTGATGGCTATCGTGTTGGTTCCTATACCTCGCCGCACCTGGTGCATTACAACGAACGCGTCAGTATTAACGGCAAGCCCTTGGATAATGCAACGCTATGCGCCGGGTTTGACGCCGTTGAAAACGCGCGTGGCGACACCCCGCTGACCTATTTTGAGTACGGTACCTTGTGTGCCTTCTGGTGTTTTCGGCAGGCGAACCTGGATGCCTGGGTCCTGGAAGTGGGCCTGGGCGGCAGGTTGGATGCGGTCAACGTGATTGATGCCGATGTGGCGCTAATTACCCAGATCGGCCTGGATCACCAGGACTGGCTGGGCCATGACCGCGAAACCATCGGTCGCGAAAAAGCCGGCATCATGCGCCCGGGGAAGGTCGTGATTTGTAGTGATCCGGCGCCACCCGCCAGCATACGGGAATGCGCGGATACCGTGGGGGCGAGCCTGCTGCAGCTTGGCGACCTATTCAGTTTCACTTCGTCTGAATCCGGCTGGCAGTGGCGGCAAGCCGATTCGGTGCCGGTTGAACTGCCGTTGCCAGCCATGACTGGAAAAGCCCAGCTGAATAACGCGGCCGGCGTGATTGCCGCGCTTCGCCTCGGCGGGTTACCCCTGGCCGTCAGCCAGGAAGCTGTGGAAACCGGTTTGCGAGAAGCTCGAATTGCCGGCCGCTTCCAGGTCTATCCTGCCGGTACGGTTTCCGACGCCGAAATCATTGTCGATGTGGCACATAACGAGGATAGCGCCCGGGTCCTGGGCGACGTACTGCGATCCCGACCGACCGCTGGACGCAGGTTGGCAGTGTGGTCCATGTATCGTGACAAGGATCGCATTGCCGCAGCCAGGACGGTTGGCGATGTGTTTGATGCCTGGTATATCGCTGCTATGGCCGGTGCCCGAGCCGCCAGTGCCGATGAGCTGCTGGCGTCTGCCGTTGCAGCGGGAATTGACGTGACTTGTTGCCAGCAATTGGCCACTGTCGAGCTGGCGTTTGACGCGGCGCTGAGAAATGCAACGGCCGGCGATCAGGTCGTGGTGTTTGGTTCCTTCGAGCTGGCAGGTGGTATACTCGCGGCAATCGAAAACCGAGCGTGTTCACATGGCTGA
- the accD gene encoding acetyl-CoA carboxylase, carboxyltransferase subunit beta has translation MSWFDKLLPPKIKSDGKKSIPEGLWKKCPACGAVLYRAELEENQSVCPKCTHHMRIGARERLDLFLDKEPRHEIGANLSPIDALNFKDSKKYKERIAIAQKTTSEKDALIVLQGQVNGQPLVACSFEFRFMGGSMGSVVGERFVRAVNVCLEQQIPLVCFSASGGARMQEALLSLMQMAKTSAALARMGEKGIPFISVLTDPTMGGVSASLAMLGDVIVAEPNALIGFAGPRVIEQTVRETLPEGFQRSEFLLEHGAVDVIVDRRDMRDRIGNILSILSSRIDRVAAEPVAPAHVSKA, from the coding sequence ATGAGCTGGTTTGACAAGTTATTGCCGCCAAAGATCAAGAGTGATGGCAAGAAGTCCATCCCGGAAGGTCTGTGGAAGAAATGCCCTGCCTGTGGCGCCGTGTTGTATCGCGCCGAACTGGAAGAAAATCAAAGTGTTTGTCCCAAGTGCACGCATCACATGCGCATCGGCGCGCGTGAACGTCTCGACCTGTTTCTGGACAAGGAGCCTCGTCACGAAATTGGCGCCAACCTTTCACCTATTGATGCCTTGAATTTCAAGGACAGCAAAAAATACAAGGAACGCATAGCCATCGCCCAGAAAACCACCAGCGAAAAAGATGCGCTGATTGTCTTGCAGGGGCAGGTCAACGGCCAGCCGCTGGTAGCATGCTCATTCGAATTCCGTTTCATGGGCGGCTCCATGGGCTCGGTAGTTGGTGAGCGCTTTGTCCGCGCGGTGAATGTTTGCCTGGAACAACAGATACCGCTGGTATGTTTCTCGGCCAGTGGCGGGGCCCGCATGCAAGAGGCATTGCTGTCCTTGATGCAAATGGCCAAGACCAGTGCTGCCCTGGCGCGCATGGGCGAAAAAGGCATCCCGTTTATTTCCGTGTTGACCGATCCGACCATGGGCGGCGTTTCCGCCAGCCTGGCGATGCTGGGCGACGTGATTGTCGCTGAACCCAATGCCTTGATCGGTTTTGCCGGTCCGCGCGTGATTGAACAAACCGTGCGCGAAACCTTGCCTGAAGGTTTTCAGCGCTCCGAGTTCCTGCTGGAGCATGGCGCCGTCGATGTGATTGTCGATCGTCGCGATATGCGTGACCGTATTGGCAACATTCTTTCCATACTGTCATCGCGCATTGACCGGGTGGCTGCCGAGCCGGTCGCCCCGGCGCACGTTTCAAAGGCCTGA
- the trpB gene encoding tryptophan synthase subunit beta gives MTDYTLPDDRGHFGPYGGMFVAETLMQPLTELRVAYERYREDPEFQAEFMDDLRLYVGRPSPLYPAQRLTAAWGGARIYLKREDLNHTGAHKVNNTIGQALLAKRMGKTRIIAETGAGQHGVASATVAARLGMECVVYMGSEDIARQAINVYRMKLLGATVVPVESGSRTLKDALNEAMRDWVTNIDNTFYIIGTVAGPHPYPAMVRDFQSVIGREVKYQIREFEDRQPDALVACVGGGSNAMGLFYPYIDDKDVAIYGVEAAGDGLDTGRHAAPLCAGRPGVLHGNRTYLMETDDGQIIETHSVSAGLDYPGVGPEHAWLKDCGRANYVAIDDNEALAAFHELTRVEGILPALESSHAVAYGKKLAKQLGKNKTIVINLSGRGDKDVHTVAAREGITF, from the coding sequence ATGACTGATTACACATTACCTGATGATCGCGGCCATTTTGGTCCCTACGGCGGCATGTTTGTTGCCGAAACCCTGATGCAGCCGCTGACGGAATTGCGTGTAGCCTACGAGCGCTATCGTGAGGATCCGGAATTCCAGGCCGAGTTCATGGACGATCTTCGGCTCTACGTGGGGCGGCCATCCCCGCTTTATCCGGCCCAACGCCTGACCGCCGCCTGGGGCGGTGCCCGCATCTATCTCAAGCGCGAAGACCTGAATCACACCGGTGCGCACAAGGTAAACAACACCATCGGCCAGGCCTTGCTGGCCAAGCGCATGGGCAAAACCCGCATTATTGCCGAGACCGGCGCCGGTCAGCACGGTGTGGCATCGGCCACCGTGGCGGCGCGACTGGGAATGGAGTGCGTGGTGTACATGGGCTCGGAGGATATTGCCCGGCAGGCTATCAATGTCTATCGCATGAAACTCCTGGGTGCGACCGTGGTGCCGGTGGAGTCCGGCTCCAGGACCCTCAAGGATGCGCTCAACGAGGCCATGCGAGACTGGGTCACCAATATCGACAATACCTTTTATATTATTGGTACGGTTGCCGGTCCGCATCCGTACCCGGCCATGGTGCGCGACTTCCAGTCTGTCATTGGCCGTGAAGTGAAATACCAGATTCGCGAATTTGAAGACCGTCAGCCCGATGCGCTGGTGGCCTGCGTCGGCGGCGGTTCCAATGCCATGGGCCTGTTTTATCCGTACATCGATGACAAGGATGTGGCTATTTATGGTGTCGAGGCCGCTGGCGATGGCCTGGATACGGGTCGACATGCGGCACCGCTGTGTGCCGGTCGCCCCGGTGTGTTGCACGGCAATCGCACTTACCTGATGGAAACCGATGATGGCCAGATTATCGAAACCCATTCCGTTTCCGCCGGGCTCGATTACCCGGGTGTTGGTCCCGAGCATGCCTGGCTGAAGGATTGCGGTCGCGCCAACTATGTCGCCATTGACGACAATGAAGCGTTGGCAGCATTTCACGAGTTGACCCGGGTCGAAGGGATATTGCCGGCGCTGGAATCGTCCCACGCTGTAGCTTATGGCAAAAAGCTGGCGAAACAGCTGGGCAAAAACAAAACCATCGTCATCAACCTTTCCGGTCGTGGCGACAAGGATGTGCACACCGTGGCGGCACGAGAGGGGATTACATTCTGA
- a CDS encoding DUF4147 domain-containing protein has product MHSDKSRRDLLAIYLAAVDAVNGRRCVSQHLRSRDHFAGDPVYVIALGKAATTMVSGAADELGERIVDAFIVTKTGYAEPLPWPVHEGGHPVPDQSSLESGKALESFVRKIPVAAAVLVLLSGGASAVVESLADDVGPGQLVRLNQWLLASGLTISQCNSLRKRLSRIKAGGLAQWLQPRRVVTLVISDVAGDDPAVIGSGPMTGSAVDSFNVDLADKLPEDIRRLLTRSIPVNAEPPSSPYYVVANLEQACQAAVAKAEQLGYRAVYHEKELLDDVDIVARDIVGGLESLLPNSVFVSGGEPTVELPANPGRGGRCQHVALSVAHHIKPGSGIMFLAGATDGSDGPGTDAGALVDENTIRKMEQEGVNADRVLLMADSGSALGKAGDLISTGPTGTNVRDLFIGIRR; this is encoded by the coding sequence ATGCACTCGGATAAGTCGCGCCGCGATTTACTGGCCATTTACCTGGCGGCTGTCGACGCCGTAAATGGCCGGCGTTGTGTGTCGCAGCATCTTCGCTCCCGGGATCATTTTGCAGGCGACCCTGTGTATGTTATTGCTTTGGGCAAAGCCGCAACAACCATGGTGTCGGGCGCGGCGGATGAGCTTGGCGAGAGAATTGTTGACGCCTTTATTGTCACCAAGACCGGTTACGCTGAACCGTTGCCATGGCCGGTGCATGAGGGTGGTCATCCGGTTCCTGATCAGTCCAGCCTCGAATCCGGCAAGGCGCTGGAATCGTTTGTCCGAAAAATACCAGTGGCTGCCGCGGTCCTGGTATTGTTGTCCGGCGGTGCGTCCGCGGTTGTTGAAAGCCTGGCGGATGATGTCGGGCCCGGCCAACTCGTACGATTGAATCAGTGGCTGCTTGCTTCTGGTCTCACTATTTCACAGTGCAATTCCTTGCGAAAGCGGTTGTCCCGCATCAAGGCAGGTGGGCTGGCGCAGTGGCTGCAGCCGCGCCGGGTAGTGACATTGGTCATATCGGATGTGGCCGGAGATGATCCGGCGGTAATTGGTTCCGGGCCAATGACAGGGTCGGCTGTCGACAGTTTTAATGTGGATCTTGCTGACAAATTGCCCGAAGACATTAGGCGGCTGCTGACTCGCTCAATCCCCGTTAATGCTGAGCCGCCATCGAGCCCGTATTACGTTGTTGCCAATCTCGAACAGGCATGCCAGGCGGCAGTGGCCAAGGCGGAACAGCTGGGTTATCGGGCTGTGTACCACGAAAAAGAGTTACTGGATGACGTTGATATAGTTGCCCGTGATATCGTCGGCGGGCTGGAAAGCTTGTTGCCGAACTCGGTTTTCGTGTCTGGTGGCGAGCCAACCGTTGAGCTGCCCGCCAATCCCGGTCGCGGCGGACGCTGCCAGCACGTGGCGTTGTCCGTGGCGCACCACATCAAACCGGGTTCTGGTATCATGTTTCTCGCCGGCGCTACCGATGGCAGTGATGGCCCGGGTACGGATGCCGGTGCGCTGGTTGATGAAAACACAATCAGAAAGATGGAACAGGAAGGCGTGAATGCTGATCGCGTATTGTTGATGGCAGACAGCGGTTCAGCCCTTGGCAAGGCGGGTGACCTGATCAGCACCGGGCCAACCGGAACCAACGTACGTGATTTGTTTATCGGGATAAGACGGTAA